The genomic stretch taacaagctagtgTTAGCCTTGTCAGCTGGTTCAGTTACATATGTAGCAGCTACACGTGGACGTTGTATGTGAAGATATTGGGACTGCACCGCAAAAtcatattgcgattattttgactGATATACTGATTGTGATGTGATTCACGATCAATTCTTTcatcaaaatcatgttgatgtgacatttgtttgggtctgtaccaaacaaacatgcgGTCTTACATGTGGATTTGCAGGCCAGAGCGTCTCTGCAGCAGTaaagtacttcattataatgctaaaacattttacctttatcaaaaaactgcagcttctcAGATTAGGATATTACACTAATGGTGCAGCCCTAGTGAATATTCAGTAACAACTATCTAGCGTGAGTGGCGCTAtccattttaatttaatcagacaGAAATCTCCACTTTCTAATTACTTCATTATAACTAGGTTAAGTTTGAAGTTATGCAGATGTGATgagcacagaaacaaactgcGGCTTTTAACGCGAGGAGGGCGACTATGAAGGAGACTAAGAGCATGTCGAGTAGCTGCTATCAAAGTAAAAAGGAGAACTAAAAGGCGAGAGAAAGCAGAACAACATCTCATAGATCAGACATTacatcaaacatcaaacagaAGATAGTCGGCGCTGAATAAAAGATGAAGATCTATTTCAGGATCTATTTCAGTAAAGTACCTTAGCAAGACTGGCTGTAAACAGCACACATTCAAACAACTCTCCCATTCTCTGCAGGAACTCGTCCACATACGGCCTCTTCAGTACATACACctgtacaagaaaaataaaacagcagcctgtcaggAAGTGGTGCAAACCACAGTGTCTTTACATTTCTGCCATTTACTTGTCGTCTCCATCCGTTTGCTGCCAATGGCCAGTTCCTGAAACAAGTAATCAAGAATAGGCCGTGCCAGTGTTAACCAGCCTATCCTGGATTACTTGAACCAGGCAGAGGCCCACAGAGGACTGCGTACCAGCACATGGGGTCCCAGGAATCACATTTCTCAGTTAATTACATTTCCACATGTCCAAGAGAGGGAAGCTCTGCGCCCAAGTCGAACAAACGGTCCAGTGCTCTGTGCAAGTCGAGCATATTTTCAACATCTTCGCAGGGGCTGTAATATGTACCGTATTACTTATTAATGAGATTTTTAGACGAACTGTGCAGAAATGACTCATTTTCTTGCTGATGCATCCACTTCCTCTTGCAGCTCCCTGTTCAACATCTGGTCAGTAGAGGGCTCCGTGCGCCCGTCAAAAGCAAAACCTGGCTGATCAGTTACAAGACCCATCCCTTTTCAGCTCAGCAACCGctgcaaacacatcaacatacatacacaaacacagccccCTCCCCTctactgcaaacacacacacacacgcacacacacacagtactttACCTGGTGTGTGGTCCCCTCTATCTCCACAGGCACGATGAAGTCTGCATTACTAATAGGCTGGAGGGAGAACACAGAGGGGAAATGGTTGGCATGCTCATTCACATGAGCCGCGCTGTGTACATTCACATGGCATTACATAACAGCTGAACACTGAGAGGCAGGCTCCACACGGCTGCCATAAATCACAGTGCGTAGCCTACACAAACAGAATATAATCCAGTTGATGTTCCTCGAacacatgtgatgtttttaGCGCAGAAACTATAATACAGATTAATAAACCACTGCTACAAGCTGCCatcatgtacatatatatatatatatatatatataacctcAATAAACATGTAGTCATTTGCTCAGAAGAAGCTTCCACTCAAACTGAAATAACACCACAAACTGAGCGGTTAAACAACGTATTacataaagaaaaataagtcTCGGTACCTTGAATGAGCTGTGCACCAGGGTCTCATCCAGGTCTATGACCACACATATCTTGCCTTGGTCCTGGGCTTCTACCTCAGGCAGGAGGTCGGCTTCATGTAgctgaggagacacacacaggcttgtTTTAATGatacttttacacacacacacacacacacacacacacacacacctgtaccaTCGGTcttgtttgtgctgtttgttcGAGCTAAGGAGCACGATTAGTCCCGATAGTGTGGTGATTCCATCGGCATTTTATTTTACCTCAGGGAAATTAGATAAGACTTAGTTTTGGAGGGGCATGTGTGTGCGGATGAGCTTCGTTATTTACTGTAACAGCTTCTATCTTTAGGATTTTGGACACTTACTCTTTCATTTCACTTCCCCAAAGCATCTCTCGCAGCAGGGCCAACACATTACCTTGATACGATCTCATTTTTAGACACCCAGTTTTCTCCCTTTATTAATTTTGTCTCTTCCGAGCACATTCAAACCgacattaattattaatatattacatAACGTACATAGCTTATCCAATGAGGAAGGCAATTTAAGACCGCCACTGTGGGTGTATACACAATATTCATGAGCAACAACGATTTTCTTCATCAGCTAAACAATAAACTAGACTCAACATAACGCAATCGGCGCAAATGTTTAATTTGGTTTAATTTCAGTTGGAGCCTGCCAGACAATAACCAGGGCTCTACTCTAcatctctgcttcctgtttgctCCTGATGCTGGAGGACACTCCTCAATGTGAACAAACATGGCATCTCATTAAAATGCCCCTTACATGGCACTGGAGCTCCAATCGGGCTGACAGCGTTCACCAGCGTGGCCGGTCGCGTGCAGCAGCCGCTCAAGGCTTTATTTTTCTCCACCTCAGCAATTACATGGCACACAATACACCATTCTCTAGCTCGAGCCGCCCGAAGGATTGATAGTCGCTCTGTCGTTCTTATCTTCCTTGGAGGATCAAGTGTGAACATCAAAGTGATTCCATATCCGCAGACAGTTGCGGTTGGCTTTCAAGATGTTCAGAGCAGGTGCAGTAGTAGTTTTAATGCgcagttgtaaaaaaaaagagcaatgcTTGAAGACAATATTAAGCAAAATCTTTTACAACAGCATGTTTAGTTTATTCCTGCAGATGGTCGAACTAGTCAAACACCTCTTCTTTTatggcagcagtgtgtgggTGCGACAAGGAAGTCAGAtcttaaataaacacaaataaaggaGGGATTGAACCGAGGCCTTCAAATTGTTTTGAGTGGTGTGAAATGTTGCTGGACTGAGAAGAGTGTTACCTTGACAACCGTCCCATTTTCCTGTGTCTCCAGCAAGGCCTGCTGGGaaggtggtggtagtggtgtTGGTGGTTTGGGGCCATCCTGAGCTTGGAGGCAACAGAAGAGTGCTTTGAAGATGTTACAACTCCGAGGCTGTTTCAGGGCAGAGCGGCTCACCTGGCCTGTTcagcacagagaaagagagactttCATGAGAAAACGGCGTGAAGTCAACATGGAAATACTAAGTGGGGCTTTGAATCACACTCCACAGCTCACGTCAGGTACATGTaatccttttttattccacaaaaTCAGGATGCAAACAAAGCGGAGATTAAATTTAAAATCAATCACATTTATTAGCACAATTAGGTAACACGCAGAATGAGCGTCCCCCCTTTGCTCGAGGCACCATCCATCTGTGTACAGGGATGGCACAGCCCGCAcatgaaatctgtttttaatgcGCCTGCctctgccgctgctgctgctgctgctgctgctgctggaaatggcTGGTACATGTTATATAATCACAGAGGGCGGGAAAACCCACACTTTTCAGCAGTACcttcaacagaaaacacagacagaaaacattccAACCATTTTAAACTCCAAGACATTTCAGGGCAGCCTGAAGCTATCCAGaacagacggacggacaggCGGTCGAGCGAGCTGGACAAGCGGTCACACCTCGGTGCTCCTGTGCAGGTCTTTGATCAGTCTCTGCGACGATGAGCGTCCCAGCCCCGTGTGAGactttaatgaaagaaaaaagggagaaaaaacatTCCTGCGAGTCTCCTCTGGTGTGTGTTTCGTGTGAGGACTTGCAAGCAGATGCAGAATTTACACCCGTCGATAGAGTGTCACCACAGAACGTAAACACACTCAGTTCTCACTCGAAAGAGGAACTGTTGATAAAAAGTGTGCCAGCCAACTGCACGGTCAGAGATTTACACTCCAGCGCGTCCAACGCCGACCCTCAGTGCTCTGAAGATATAAAGCAGACACACCTATGACCATGTTACACAACACCAATGCTTAAGAGACAAAGGACACTGGAGCTTTACTTGGTGATTTCCTCAGATGCCCTTCATAATTTGTCCAGGTcacttttttcatgaaaatattaagatctataaaaataataaaaatcaatacaaTCCACATTATCTGCATCCCACTGATGTGAATCCAGTCAGTGTAAGTCAGCCTATTGATTCCCCCACAGGAACACAGTATTGGCCATGTAtgacataacacacacacattacacctCTCctgcatgttaaaaaaaaaaggatagaAAGATTAATCCTACAGGGCAAATCCAGGCCTATCACTTTAACCCCTCTCGGTCTAATaaggctaaaaaaaataaaaaaacaacactgtgaaTCATTTTCTAATCCCAAAACTTGAGGCCACCGCAGCAGTACCTGCAATCATGGGCCACAACATGCACGATGTTAACAGCCAGAATCAATGAGCAAAGCCTCTTTTTCCAGAGCAAGGAGAAGCGTGCAAACAACGAAATCTTTGAAACGGCGCTACAATGGGCGTGTGCAGaggggtgtgtttgtgcattccGCTGTCAACACCGCGGCACCTGGTATTTCTATACCAGCCCCCCCACCCTGTTAATCCACAGCCACTCTGgaccccccttttttttttttacacccaCCAGGCTTGGCTGGAGTGGGTTGCATGGTTTTAATAGAAAGAAAACCATGCAACAATCATTGCAGGGGTTTTTTTACCCTGCAATGATTGTTGTGtctgatgaaagaaaaagaaaagcagtgcAGCTTCTCTTAATCCTGCATCGATCTGTGAACAACAGATTATGattatgaattaaaaaacacacacacaacagctcGCTTTAACATGTGTAGTATACTATAGTTGCAGCCTGTGGTGACAGGCGAGCTCCTCACGCTGTACCTGGTGGCGGTGGTAGTAGTAGGATATGGGATGGTGCCAAACAAGCTGGAACCTGATCGACATAAATACAAGGTTTGGGGGAGTCATGATcaccaagcagcagcagcagcagcagcagcactactGAGGAGCGATAATCACAACACCACATGTTAAGAAGCGACAGAGATTTGCACAATAATAGCAcccactgcaaaaaaaaaaaaaaaaaaaaggagagagagacacaaaaacaggatCAACAATAGCTAAGCTCTGGATGGCAAAACCCTGTGCGTAATGGAGACTGTGAACTTATACTGAACACATAAGAAGAAGTAATAAGCAGACAGAAGctgtaattaatttatttcctGTGTTATAATAAAAGCaggatgtgattttttttttttatgatctgCAGGTGAACAAATACAGCTTCTGGGTGAGGAATCCTCCCAGAATACGCACATTAggattaaaataaacatatacacaaacatatttGACAGATTTGTTTGGGGTATGTAagggtaaaaaaataaaaaaataaaaaaaaaaaaaaaggggggggggggcaatgCGCCTCAAACCGCGCTCAACTGTCAAATGGGCGCACTGGAGCCTTTCTTAATACTCACAAAAGattcagattaaaacaaaaacaaaaacaaacaaaagccacaaaccaacaacagcagcagatgtttacGAGGCttcacgcacacgcacacgcacacgaCGGGGCCCGGCTCACCTGTTTTCGGTGACACTTGGACGTCTTCTTTCTGCACTTGGGTGATAACAGAACTTTCCATCTGACAATCACGGAGCCCTCAAAATCCTCAAATCCTGTCCGCGAGCACTGATGGGCATCCCTCATTGGCTTTTATTAGCGAGTGGGCTCAATTATTATTCACCTCGAGGTAACTTGTCATCCGCCTCGGTTACACGGTCCTCGATGAGAGTCGGGGTTTTATCTTGTTCCTGGGTTTCTTTATTCCCCCGCCgccgctcttcttcttcttcttcttctccttcttcttcttcttcttcttctttctcggAGGTCCGCCTGGGGAGGGGGCAAGGCACTTGGATATGTTTTTCGCAGGCTATTTGAGACTCCCGTCAGCGCCGTCGTCTCGGGTTTTTTTTTACCGCCGTACTATTACTGGTAAATATTTCGCCGAGCAAAGCAAAGCCCCCCCTCCGTCGCTCCCGTCGCTGCGAAGTCTTCACTCTTGCACCAACAACATGGAGAATCCAGGCGAGAGAAGGAAAACAACCGAGGAAATGGGGCAAGGGAGGGCGGTTTCAAGCCCCCCCTTACTACAGATAAACAACATCGCCGGAAAGGCGCGAGAGAGCCGCGAAAAACGCCGACAAACGGTCGCCGGGGCCGCTTTCGACGCGTGGAAACGGATTCCCGCGCGCAGTTTGCGGTAAAATACGAGTTTTGTCGCTATCCGAGGCTTTGTTTTTCTACGGTTGGGACTCCGCGGGCGCCTTGAAACCGTCGCCGCTACGCGATTGGACGCCCGGGAGGAGAGGGGGGCGTGGTCAAGGCATTCCTCCCCTAGTCCCGCACGCTCCGCACCGAACACATTCCAGCGCTGCTTCCACAAATGAGATCACGCCGTTTgtaaattattattgtttttaaattgacGAAACAATTGTTGATCCGAGCGAATTAATCAGCGTGTTAAATGGCGACGTGCGACCTCTTCGGTCGGACgccattttgttgtttcatacgtttgttttcttttttttttcttttttttaattttacacaaacatgtttgtttattgtttagtCTGTAGTCTGCGTGTTTGTGTTGCGGACTGTTATTTAACGCAAACACACGCATCAGAGAAGGCGGAAATCGCAAATATTATTAATCataacacaaaaataatgaaacaatgcacaaaaaaaacagacatattaTTGTCCAGAAATCGTcacttttgcattttttcaagCTACCGTTTCGTCCACACGCATAAAATTCGCGGTTTTCACGCGTTAAAATCGTGATTTCACAGCCGTCtgagaaacaacaacagtgttgactttAATTAGCTCCAccagctaaataaataaaaggaaatatgCAAGGCAATAAGTGCACCACTGACCAGGTAGCCATGTTTGTAATACTCATAATAGATCTGTAAATATACAATACCTTTGAATGCATATGTCAGCAggctgatctgatctgatcccCCCACAGTCTCCTCTCAATATCTCCATATCAGAAGAGTTGTGTTGGTGGATGTACCTCCCTGCAGGACTACTCTGGTAACTGTCCCTCAGTAGTACTCTGTGTATGAGGGTAACAGAGGGCAGAGTGAAACCAATGACCCAGGCTCCTTTAAATGTTCTCCCTGCCTTTGCTGCTTTCCTTCACTGACCCGACAGTAAAATGAAACTTGCTTGTTTTGCCTGGAAATCTGGCCCGAACCTCTGTTGTGGTTCATCGCTGAACGTTTTGTCTCTCGTGTAGTTATTTTATATCATGGGACGTAAACATGAGGACGCAAGATGGCTGctttatgtaaaaaaacagtggtggaaagtaactgagtacgTTTACTTAAAGAAGTACacattttgaagtacttgtatttctattttctgcttctttatacctccactccactacattttgaaggcaaatttAGTACTTTTTTAGATTAGATTACTTTAGTttctagttactttacagattactgCATCAGAGGCAAAGTAGCACgtcagcaatcagataaaaacacaaaatttgaTCTGATCCAACAACACACAtagatgtaaatatatgtatagtttacttttacttgtacttttgatacttaagtacatttaatacaaGATACTTAAAGTCTTTAGCTGGAGTACTTTTTGtttgggtgactttcactttcaccaacaTCAgatttaacatgatatctttacttttacttgtacttttgatacttaagtacatgtaTTGCCAGATAATTACTTCAGAGACTTAAGTAATTTCTGTACCAAATACTTTAAGTCTTTTACTGAAGTGCTATTTGtttgggtgactttcactttcgcCTAAAACTATATTTTAATACGACCtctttacttgtatttttgatacttgaCTACATTTACTGCCAGATAATTACTTTAGAGACTTAAGTACATTCAATATCAGACACTTTTAAGTCTTTTGCGAGTTCATTTGTTTGCAtggctttcacttttaccaaagtaatgatatatatacttttacttttaatcaaCTCTATAAAGACTTAAACTAGTAATTTAGGTGattagaataaaaacacatttctgttcttACTGATTTGAATTAAAATAAGTCGTACTCAGCTGCAGACAAATCCTGTGCATTAATAATCATTTTTCACAATCCTGAGGGGagtaaaacactttttttttctcccttgtTCAAAT from Pagrus major chromosome 7, Pma_NU_1.0 encodes the following:
- the ctdsp2 gene encoding carboxy-terminal domain RNA polymerase II polypeptide A small phosphatase 2, whose product is MESSVITQVQKEDVQVSPKTGQVSRSALKQPRSCNIFKALFCCLQAQDGPKPPTPLPPPSQQALLETQENGTVVKLHEADLLPEVEAQDQGKICVVIDLDETLVHSSFKPISNADFIVPVEIEGTTHQVYVLKRPYVDEFLQRMGELFECVLFTASLAKYADPVTDLLDQCGVFRTRLFRESCVFHQGCYVKDLSRLGRDLHKTLILDNSPASYIFHPNNAVPVVSWFDDVDDAELLNLLPVFEELSQADNVYTRLDQLRGH